The following are from one region of the Candidatus Omnitrophota bacterium genome:
- a CDS encoding twin-arginine translocase TatA/TatE family subunit yields MGRIGMPELILIVAVFVLLFGAQKLPEIGSAIGKAIRGFKKSMHDVEDDVKK; encoded by the coding sequence ATGGGACGTATCGGAATGCCGGAATTGATCCTTATCGTTGCCGTTTTCGTGCTTTTGTTCGGGGCCCAGAAATTGCCGGAGATCGGCAGCGCCATCGGCAAGGCCATCCGCGGGTTCAAGAAAAGCATGCACGACGTTGAGGATGACGTCAAGAAGTGA
- the tatC gene encoding twin-arginine translocase subunit TatC, translated as MKGPFFAHLDELRRRILTSLAVFFLAVLVCFNFTGRLLSWLIQPAGQLVFTSPGEAFGAHITVAVTAGFVLSFPFILYQLWMFAAAALKPDERRFIVFFGPLSLLFFLSGVAFAFFVAVPMAYRFLMGFASSDLVPMVSVGNYMGFLGNLVVAFGVAFELPLVMAFLAKIGIATPEFLRQKRRHAVIIILIVAAVLTPPDVVSQVLLAVPMLALYELGIIFTRIGYKHKTP; from the coding sequence GTGAAGGGTCCGTTTTTCGCCCACTTAGATGAACTGCGCCGCCGCATTTTAACGTCCCTGGCGGTTTTCTTCCTGGCGGTCCTTGTCTGTTTTAACTTCACCGGCCGGCTTTTGTCCTGGCTTATCCAGCCTGCCGGGCAGCTGGTCTTTACCTCGCCTGGCGAGGCCTTCGGCGCCCACATCACGGTGGCGGTCACCGCGGGTTTCGTCCTTTCCTTCCCGTTCATTTTATATCAACTGTGGATGTTCGCCGCCGCGGCCCTTAAACCCGATGAACGCCGGTTCATTGTGTTTTTCGGCCCTTTGTCCTTGCTTTTTTTCTTGTCCGGCGTGGCGTTCGCTTTTTTCGTGGCCGTGCCCATGGCCTACAGGTTCCTGATGGGGTTTGCGTCGTCTGATCTGGTGCCCATGGTCAGTGTCGGGAATTACATGGGATTTTTGGGCAATCTGGTGGTGGCGTTCGGCGTTGCCTTTGAATTGCCGCTGGTGATGGCGTTTCTGGCGAAGATCGGCATCGCGACACCGGAATTCCTGCGCCAAAAACGGCGGCACGCAGTCATCATCATCCTAATCGTTGCCGCGGTCCTGACGCCGCCGGATGTGGTGTCGCAGGTCTTATTGGCCGTGCCGATGCTGGCATTGTATGAGTTGGGGATTATTTTTACGCGGATCGGGTATAAACATAAAACCCCCTGA
- the hemW gene encoding radical SAM family heme chaperone HemW, whose amino-acid sequence MQKFFNKNSLYVHVPFCLNKCLFCSFAVSVGQGHRADDYIGALEREAQAHRGARLNTVYLGGGTPTFLSAVQLKRLMKFLRGHFVFEPGCEITIEANPDDINAEKSQCLLDLGFNRVSMGAQTFDDRYLKFLGRTHDAARARAAFECLRSAGFGNINVDLMYGFPGQSEEELDNDARRLADLGSEHVSVYTLTIEPNSRFYARQMKLDDEEKLARHYALVTRVLETAGLCQYEISNFARHGYESRHNSHYWTGGDYIGLGMGAHSHAAGRRFWNEDKLVPYLEKVNAAGSAVAGEENLSPRQRLGERFVLGLRTNKGVDHAVLEDEIGCPLEKDVLRQVTELVEEGFLEKEGTTVRATMKGRLVLDEIASRLV is encoded by the coding sequence ATGCAAAAATTTTTTAATAAAAATTCTTTATATGTTCACGTCCCGTTCTGCCTGAACAAGTGTTTGTTCTGTTCTTTTGCCGTCAGCGTCGGACAAGGCCATCGCGCGGACGATTATATCGGAGCGCTTGAGCGCGAAGCACAGGCCCATCGCGGCGCGCGGCTGAATACTGTTTATCTGGGCGGCGGCACACCGACATTTTTATCCGCCGTTCAATTGAAACGTCTGATGAAATTTCTGCGCGGCCATTTCGTTTTTGAGCCCGGCTGTGAGATCACCATTGAGGCGAATCCCGATGATATTAATGCTGAAAAATCCCAATGCCTGTTGGACCTTGGATTCAACCGCGTGAGCATGGGCGCGCAAACATTTGATGACCGCTATTTGAAATTCTTGGGGCGCACGCACGATGCCGCAAGGGCCCGGGCGGCCTTTGAATGTTTGCGTTCGGCGGGATTCGGCAACATCAACGTGGATCTGATGTATGGTTTTCCCGGGCAAAGCGAAGAGGAGTTGGACAATGACGCGCGCCGGCTCGCGGATCTGGGCAGCGAGCACGTGTCCGTCTATACGTTGACCATTGAGCCCAACAGCCGTTTTTATGCCCGGCAAATGAAATTGGATGATGAAGAAAAATTGGCCCGCCATTATGCACTTGTGACGCGGGTGTTGGAAACAGCCGGATTGTGCCAGTATGAGATCAGCAATTTCGCCCGCCACGGGTATGAAAGCCGGCACAACAGCCATTATTGGACGGGCGGGGATTATATCGGCTTAGGCATGGGCGCGCACAGTCATGCGGCCGGACGCAGGTTTTGGAATGAGGACAAACTAGTCCCTTATTTAGAGAAGGTGAACGCGGCCGGAAGCGCCGTTGCCGGTGAGGAAAATTTATCGCCTCGCCAGCGTTTGGGCGAACGTTTTGTTCTGGGACTGCGCACGAACAAGGGCGTTGATCACGCGGTCCTTGAAGATGAGATCGGATGTCCTCTGGAAAAGGATGTTTTGCGGCAGGTCACGGAACTTGTGGAGGAGGGGTTTTTGGAAAAAGAAGGGACCACGGTGCGCGCGACCATGAAAGGCCGTTTGGTCCTGGACGAGATCGCCAGCCGGTTGGTTTAA
- a CDS encoding polyprenyl synthetase family protein, translating into MIIERIRKNIDASLASFLNTVKKDYKLHLVSPLLFESIREFTLREGKRIRPLLLILTYKGYAPKDRAIAKTLYNASTCMEFLHNFMLIHDDIIDRSNLRRGRPTLHKVLAKTVPTTNPDKLGIDLGIITGDIVYALAIDAFLAVKEPPERKERALKYFIQTAAFTAMGEFIDTVHGVERLDRVTEKDVFLNYTLKTARYTFDCPMVTGAILAGANNNEIKKLSRFGILIGQAFQIQDDIIGIYETEKNIGKSILSDLAESKKTLLVCHANRTLRGKQKAEFLKIFNKPVKTMGDLRQVRRIFVEGGSLNYAFAAIETRLKQAQNILENLKMHAEYRDLIRASLLKLFSHSQRIAAHF; encoded by the coding sequence GTGATCATTGAACGCATCCGCAAAAATATTGACGCGAGTTTAGCTTCCTTCCTCAACACCGTCAAAAAGGACTACAAGCTCCACCTCGTCAGCCCACTCCTGTTCGAAAGCATCCGCGAATTCACCTTGCGCGAAGGCAAACGCATCCGCCCTTTGCTCTTGATCCTGACCTACAAGGGCTACGCGCCCAAAGACAGGGCCATCGCGAAAACATTATACAATGCCTCAACGTGCATGGAATTCCTGCACAATTTCATGCTCATCCACGACGACATCATTGACCGCTCCAACCTGCGCCGCGGCAGACCAACGCTCCACAAGGTCCTGGCCAAAACAGTCCCGACGACAAACCCGGATAAGCTGGGCATTGACCTTGGCATCATCACCGGCGATATCGTCTATGCCTTGGCCATTGACGCGTTTTTGGCGGTCAAAGAACCGCCGGAGCGCAAAGAGCGCGCGCTCAAATATTTCATCCAGACCGCGGCATTCACCGCCATGGGGGAATTCATTGACACGGTGCACGGCGTTGAGCGTTTGGACCGGGTGACGGAAAAAGACGTCTTCCTGAATTATACGCTCAAGACCGCCCGTTACACCTTTGACTGCCCCATGGTCACCGGCGCCATCCTCGCCGGCGCCAACAACAACGAGATCAAAAAATTGTCCCGCTTCGGCATCCTCATCGGCCAGGCCTTCCAGATCCAGGACGATATCATCGGCATTTACGAGACGGAAAAAAACATCGGCAAAAGCATCTTGAGCGATCTGGCCGAATCCAAAAAAACACTGCTGGTCTGCCATGCCAACCGGACTCTGCGCGGCAAACAAAAAGCGGAATTCCTGAAAATATTCAACAAGCCGGTCAAAACGATGGGTGATCTACGGCAGGTGAGGCGTATTTTCGTTGAGGGCGGGAGCTTGAATTACGCGTTCGCGGCGATCGAAACACGTTTGAAACAGGCGCAAAATATTTTAGAAAACTTGAAAATGCACGCCGAATACCGCGATCTGATCCGCGCGTCCTTGCTGAAACTCTTCAGCCATAGCCAACGGATCGCCGCGCATTTTTAG
- a CDS encoding DUF2059 domain-containing protein, with translation MKIILCVPVLILMICAPVHAQEETQPATTAADAAAQPAAVAPAPAAAPAEPAPAVMGEKRELILKFIDTFGTKSAMEQNLNTMFEDMGSDDPQTQKFKDNVRVDEIIEQLIPLYDKHFSADELKAYITFYSSPEGQRLLQTIPVLMEESVDISAKYFEEKFPVAPEDTDKNVTQ, from the coding sequence ATGAAAATAATTCTTTGTGTTCCTGTTTTGATCTTAATGATTTGTGCGCCGGTCCATGCCCAGGAGGAGACGCAACCTGCAACGACTGCTGCGGATGCGGCCGCGCAACCCGCGGCCGTTGCGCCGGCTCCGGCCGCCGCACCCGCCGAGCCAGCACCCGCGGTCATGGGCGAAAAGCGGGAACTCATCCTCAAATTCATCGACACCTTCGGCACCAAGTCCGCCATGGAACAAAACCTGAACACCATGTTTGAGGACATGGGGTCCGATGACCCGCAAACACAGAAGTTCAAAGACAATGTCCGCGTGGACGAGATCATTGAACAACTCATCCCTTTGTATGACAAACACTTCAGCGCGGATGAACTCAAGGCCTATATCACTTTTTATTCCTCTCCTGAAGGGCAGAGGCTCCTGCAAACCATCCCGGTCTTGATGGAGGAAAGCGTTGACATCAGCGCCAAGTATTTTGAAGAGAAATTTCCCGTTGCTCCCGAAGATACTGACAAGAACGTAACCCAATAA
- the purB gene encoding adenylosuccinate lyase, whose product MIDRYSLSKMSRIWSDEHKMEIMLKIEVLACEAMSKIGLIPKAAMEKIRKNAKFDIDEVRRIEERTKHDVVAFIQNVGQNLGSDAQYLHMGLTSSDLLDTSLSVQCVEASDILIADIKKFAGVIKEKAKKYKDTVCVARTHGVHAEPTTFGLKLAIWYDEMNRNLERMQQARESMRIGKLSGAVGTYASVEPSVEEYVCAQLGLKAANVATQIIQRDHHCHFVTTLALIGCSLEKFATEIRALQKTELLEVEEPFFKGQIGSSAMPHKRNPVTCERICGLSRILRANAMVAFENINLWHERDISHSSAERVILPDSTIALNYMLNKFIPIVEGLLVYPKNMIASLSKTRGLIYSQRILLELMKKGLPRDTAYEIIQSCAMQVWQESTEFKDVLYRDRRVRKYLSKNEIDGCFDIKFYIRHRDKVFKRAGIK is encoded by the coding sequence ATGATCGATCGTTACAGTTTGTCCAAAATGAGCCGTATTTGGTCGGATGAGCATAAGATGGAGATCATGCTCAAGATCGAGGTCCTGGCCTGCGAGGCCATGTCCAAGATAGGGCTTATTCCCAAGGCGGCCATGGAGAAGATCCGCAAGAACGCCAAATTTGACATTGATGAAGTCCGCCGCATTGAAGAGCGCACCAAACACGATGTGGTCGCCTTCATCCAGAACGTGGGGCAGAACCTCGGTTCCGACGCCCAATACCTGCATATGGGCCTGACCTCCTCGGACCTTCTGGACACGTCGCTGTCCGTGCAATGCGTGGAAGCCAGCGACATCCTCATCGCCGACATCAAGAAATTCGCGGGGGTCATTAAAGAAAAGGCCAAGAAATACAAGGACACGGTCTGTGTCGCCCGCACCCACGGCGTGCATGCCGAGCCGACCACCTTCGGTTTGAAACTGGCCATCTGGTACGACGAGATGAACCGCAATCTGGAACGCATGCAGCAGGCCCGCGAGAGCATGCGCATCGGCAAACTCTCCGGCGCGGTCGGCACGTACGCCAGTGTGGAGCCATCCGTCGAGGAATATGTCTGCGCCCAACTGGGGCTGAAGGCCGCCAATGTGGCCACCCAGATCATCCAGCGCGACCACCATTGCCATTTTGTCACGACGCTGGCCCTGATCGGCTGTTCGCTGGAGAAATTTGCCACCGAGATCCGCGCTTTGCAAAAGACGGAATTGCTGGAAGTTGAAGAGCCGTTCTTCAAGGGCCAGATCGGTTCGTCGGCCATGCCGCACAAGAGAAACCCCGTGACCTGCGAGCGCATCTGCGGGTTGTCCCGCATTTTGCGCGCCAACGCCATGGTGGCTTTTGAGAACATCAATCTCTGGCACGAGCGCGACATCAGCCATTCTTCCGCCGAGCGCGTCATTTTGCCGGATTCAACGATCGCTTTGAATTACATGCTCAACAAGTTCATCCCCATCGTTGAGGGACTGCTGGTGTACCCCAAGAATATGATCGCGTCGCTGTCCAAGACGCGCGGGCTCATTTATTCCCAGCGTATTCTTTTGGAGCTCATGAAAAAAGGCCTGCCCCGCGACACGGCGTACGAGATCATCCAATCCTGCGCCATGCAGGTCTGGCAGGAAAGCACGGAGTTCAAGGACGTGCTGTACCGCGACCGGCGCGTGCGCAAATATCTTTCCAAGAACGAGATCGACGGGTGCTTTGACATCAAGTTTTACATCCGTCATCGCGACAAGGTCTTTAAACGCGCGGGGATCAAATGA
- a CDS encoding phosphoribosylaminoimidazolesuccinocarboxamide synthase, whose translation MQKVQPIYEGKAKILYTTQDPDLLIQYFKDDATAFNAAKKGTIREKGIMNNRIAAKIFEYLAGCGIPTHFERLLSDREMLVKKVSIVPLEVIVRNRAAGTLCRLLGLAEGTTLACPTLEFCYKNDALGDPLVNEYHIRALGLATDEEMTKISAMALSINGHLQAFFKKLNIELIDFKLEFGRCKGDIILADEISPDTCRLWELGTGEKLDKDRFRRDLGNIEEAYQEVLRRVSA comes from the coding sequence ATGCAGAAAGTCCAGCCGATCTACGAAGGCAAGGCCAAGATCCTTTACACGACCCAGGACCCGGACCTGCTCATCCAATATTTCAAGGATGATGCCACGGCGTTTAACGCCGCCAAGAAAGGGACCATCCGTGAAAAGGGGATCATGAACAACCGCATCGCGGCCAAGATCTTTGAGTATCTGGCCGGCTGCGGCATCCCGACGCATTTTGAACGCCTGTTGAGCGACCGGGAAATGCTGGTCAAAAAGGTGAGCATCGTCCCTTTGGAGGTCATCGTGCGCAACCGCGCCGCCGGGACCTTGTGCCGTTTGCTGGGCCTGGCCGAAGGCACGACCCTGGCCTGTCCGACGCTGGAATTCTGCTACAAGAATGACGCTTTGGGCGATCCTCTGGTCAATGAGTATCACATCCGGGCCCTGGGGCTTGCCACCGACGAGGAAATGACAAAGATCTCCGCGATGGCCCTGTCCATCAACGGGCATTTGCAGGCGTTTTTCAAAAAACTGAACATTGAACTGATCGACTTTAAACTGGAATTCGGACGCTGCAAAGGCGATATCATCCTGGCGGATGAGATCTCTCCTGATACCTGCCGTTTATGGGAATTGGGTACGGGCGAAAAGCTCGATAAGGACCGTTTCCGCAGGGACTTGGGCAATATCGAAGAGGCCTATCAGGAAGTTCTGCGCCGCGTCAGCGCTTAA